From one Staphylococcus kloosii genomic stretch:
- a CDS encoding GNAT family N-acetyltransferase, with protein sequence MIRKAKASDKEAIAELCYIIWEELEIDMVKQIERERLLKVMQKSIVDIQYRGNISNIWVYEIDGNVAGCLIAYPGKDELALERAWLDLDVDEDIKALGTPMPMKESNDDEYYIETIATFPNYRGRGVATKLMQYVIDQEPTAKWSLNCDYHNERAYYVYNKFGFKTQSDINLYGHNHRHMVYEGDKVQAN encoded by the coding sequence ATGATTAGAAAAGCAAAAGCATCAGATAAAGAGGCAATTGCAGAACTATGTTATATCATATGGGAAGAACTAGAAATAGATATGGTAAAACAAATTGAACGTGAAAGATTATTAAAAGTTATGCAAAAAAGCATCGTCGATATTCAATATAGAGGTAATATTTCCAATATTTGGGTGTATGAAATTGACGGTAATGTAGCAGGATGTTTAATAGCATATCCAGGTAAAGATGAATTAGCATTAGAACGTGCATGGTTGGATTTAGATGTCGATGAAGATATTAAAGCATTAGGTACACCAATGCCGATGAAAGAATCTAATGATGATGAATATTATATCGAAACGATTGCTACTTTCCCTAATTACCGTGGCAGAGGGGTTGCTACTAAATTAATGCAATATGTGATTGATCAAGAGCCAACTGCTAAATGGAGTTTGAATTGCGATTATCATAATGAAAGAGCTTATTATGTCTATAATAAATTTGGTTTTAAGACGCAAAGCGATATTAATTTATATGGTCACAATCATAGACACATGGTGTATGAAGGGGATAAAGTACAGGCAAATTAA
- a CDS encoding isochorismate synthase: MSVDVREDEIVAAVHASERNWVSVEAQIDHELDPTMLFQLTEAYAGDRFYFKKNDNSASYFGYGTIKQLKNDLQNKQSIFQEWGKYKNDIELIHPNSTYHHLRICGGFQFSAHKESDEWNEFGLNHFTLPEVLVTISNGISYVTYTGERQNFDIKYFKSVVEYLTQPSKHIDLDMGNVESIEDIYKEEWRDLVKETIAKLNDESKVVLARKRLVEFDKPINIAYILKQAMQGEKNSYLVVLESANSIFFSQTPEQLMEVEDEVLYTKAIAGTISRSHDETIDQRNIDAFLNDTKNLNEHQFVVKSILHDINPYVNAIQYNDSPKILANDHLFHLLTEIKGDLKSESYIGLLDNLHPTPALGGFPKERAVKYIDEHEFGTRGLYGAPVGYIDMYDNCEFVVAIRSMLIKGQSATLYAGCGIVNNSNPDSEVEETAIKFTPMMKALGVDKDDES; the protein is encoded by the coding sequence ATGAGTGTGGATGTCAGGGAAGATGAAATCGTCGCAGCGGTACACGCAAGTGAACGTAATTGGGTTTCCGTCGAAGCTCAAATAGACCATGAACTTGACCCGACTATGTTATTTCAATTAACCGAAGCATATGCTGGAGATCGTTTTTATTTTAAGAAAAATGACAACTCAGCTTCATATTTTGGTTACGGTACTATAAAACAGTTAAAAAACGATTTACAAAACAAACAATCTATTTTTCAAGAATGGGGAAAATATAAAAATGATATTGAATTAATACATCCTAATTCTACTTATCATCATTTAAGAATTTGTGGAGGCTTTCAATTTTCTGCACATAAAGAAAGTGATGAATGGAATGAATTTGGACTTAATCATTTTACCTTACCCGAAGTATTAGTAACGATTAGTAATGGTATTTCATATGTTACTTATACAGGAGAACGACAAAATTTCGATATTAAGTATTTCAAATCCGTTGTAGAATACCTGACTCAACCATCTAAACACATTGATTTAGATATGGGGAATGTTGAGTCGATTGAAGATATATATAAAGAAGAATGGCGTGACTTAGTCAAAGAAACGATTGCCAAATTAAACGACGAAAGTAAAGTTGTACTTGCACGTAAAAGATTAGTTGAATTTGATAAACCTATTAATATAGCTTATATACTCAAACAAGCAATGCAAGGCGAGAAAAATAGTTACTTAGTTGTTTTAGAATCTGCGAATAGTATTTTCTTTTCGCAGACACCAGAACAATTAATGGAAGTAGAAGACGAAGTTCTTTACACTAAAGCTATCGCAGGTACGATTAGTCGTTCACATGATGAAACAATTGACCAACGCAATATCGATGCATTTTTAAATGACACTAAAAATTTAAATGAGCACCAATTTGTAGTTAAAAGTATCTTACATGATATTAATCCATATGTTAATGCTATTCAATATAATGATAGCCCTAAAATTTTAGCTAACGATCATTTATTCCATTTGTTAACTGAAATAAAAGGTGACTTGAAAAGTGAATCATATATAGGTTTGTTAGATAATTTACATCCTACACCAGCTTTAGGCGGCTTTCCTAAAGAAAGAGCTGTAAAATATATAGATGAGCATGAATTTGGTACGAGAGGCTTATATGGTGCGCCTGTGGGTTATATCGATATGTATGATAATTGCGAATTTGTAGTAGCTATCCGTTCGATGTTGATAAAAGGTCAAAGTGCAACATTATATGCTGGTTGTGGCATCGTAAATAATTCAAATCCTGACAGTGAAGTTGAAGAAACAGCAATAAAATTCACGCCAATGATGAAAGCTTTAGGAGTAGATAAAGATGATGAATCATAA
- a CDS encoding TM2 domain-containing protein, producing the protein MRVSKVTYVLLAFLLGWIGVHKFYSNQVFLGVLHIIFFWTGIPYIVAIISGIITIFFKKADKDGMIVFY; encoded by the coding sequence ATGAGAGTAAGTAAAGTAACGTATGTATTATTAGCATTTTTATTAGGTTGGATCGGTGTTCATAAATTTTATTCCAATCAAGTTTTTCTAGGCGTATTGCACATCATTTTCTTTTGGACTGGCATACCTTATATTGTCGCGATTATAAGTGGTATCATTACCATTTTCTTTAAAAAAGCCGATAAAGATGGCATGATTGTTTTTTATTAA
- a CDS encoding nuclear transport factor 2-like protein — protein sequence MDVLDNYFKLFDEAKESEESFNKLNALFSDDITFVLNGRTFNGKNAWENFVKQVFASNKELKHMYNGWEQNEDGTYATKWAICGNRYETGVYTQEGIDVAKLDSNGKIIYLENKPNNSDFLS from the coding sequence ATGGATGTATTAGATAATTATTTTAAATTGTTTGATGAAGCTAAAGAAAGTGAAGAAAGTTTTAATAAATTAAATGCGCTTTTTAGTGATGATATTACTTTTGTCTTAAATGGACGTACTTTTAATGGTAAAAATGCATGGGAAAACTTTGTTAAACAAGTTTTTGCTTCCAATAAAGAGTTAAAACATATGTATAATGGTTGGGAACAAAACGAAGATGGCACATACGCTACTAAATGGGCTATTTGTGGCAATAGATATGAAACGGGAGTATATACACAAGAAGGTATTGATGTCGCTAAATTAGATAGCAATGGTAAAATAATTTATCTTGAAAATAAGCCAAACAATAGTGATTTTCTTTCTTAA
- a CDS encoding 1,4-dihydroxy-2-naphthoate polyprenyltransferase: MASQYQQYSTVRKYWLLMRPHTLTAAVVPVLVGTASAKIFLLGSEDHLKLSLFLAMLIACLLIQAATNMFNEYYDFKKGLDDHNSVGIGGAIVRNGMSPRLVMNLAIAFYIIAALLGIFLAVQSSFWILPIGLVCMAIGYLYTGGPLPISWTPFGELFSGFFMGMIIIVLSFFIQTGNFQAYVFWISLPIVITIGMINMANNIRDRVNDKEKGRFTLPILLGKNNSVRFLGLMYIIAYALVVFLAFFRPGGSIFFLLALLSFPMPIKAVRRFKKHDTPATMMSAMEATGKTNTFFGILYALGIYISALLGGI, encoded by the coding sequence ATGGCATCACAATATCAACAATATTCTACTGTCAGAAAATATTGGCTACTTATGAGACCTCACACCCTAACTGCAGCAGTAGTACCTGTATTAGTCGGTACGGCTTCCGCAAAAATCTTTTTATTAGGTAGTGAAGATCATCTTAAACTTAGTCTATTTTTAGCAATGTTAATCGCATGCTTATTAATACAAGCTGCTACAAACATGTTTAATGAATATTACGACTTCAAAAAGGGCTTAGATGATCATAACTCGGTAGGCATCGGTGGCGCAATTGTGCGTAACGGCATGAGTCCTCGACTCGTTATGAATTTAGCAATAGCATTTTATATTATTGCAGCCTTACTCGGTATTTTCTTAGCAGTACAAAGTTCATTCTGGATATTACCTATTGGTTTAGTTTGTATGGCCATTGGTTATCTTTACACAGGAGGCCCGTTACCTATTTCTTGGACGCCTTTTGGAGAACTATTTTCAGGTTTCTTTATGGGTATGATTATTATTGTCTTATCATTCTTTATACAAACAGGTAATTTCCAAGCCTATGTTTTTTGGATTAGCTTACCAATCGTTATAACTATAGGCATGATAAACATGGCTAATAACATTCGAGATCGCGTAAACGATAAAGAAAAAGGACGTTTCACGTTACCGATTCTTTTAGGAAAGAACAATTCAGTACGTTTCCTAGGTTTAATGTATATTATTGCTTATGCATTAGTAGTATTTCTAGCATTCTTTAGACCTGGTGGTTCAATATTTTTCCTACTCGCATTGCTATCATTCCCAATGCCAATTAAAGCAGTACGTAGATTTAAAAAACATGACACACCAGCAACAATGATGTCTGCTATGGAAGCTACTGGTAAAACAAATACATTCTTCGGCATACTTTATGCTTTAGGTATTTACATCAGTGCCTTATTAGGTGGCATTTAA
- a CDS encoding SH3 domain-containing protein gives MTKTKKQIEQRLQAYAKGTVDSPYRITKPTSYNPSFGVMEVGAIDVDRYYHAQCQDLITDYVLWLTDNKVRPWGNAKDQINQSYGTGFKIHKNLPSTVAKTGWIAVFTSGTYSQYGHIGIVYSPGDTNKFHIIEQNWNGWANKKPLTRWDNYYGLTHFIEVPYAKETITTKKTAPKAATSKPAKKISVSHNNINLQSNFAKRGYNPKGVVIHNDAGRSTAQQYENSLKGANQNRLNNGIAHAYADSSHIWYAIEPERIAYHTGDGVKKGTGNYDYFGIEVCQSMSASDKNFMANEQVVLQEVARLLKKWKLPANRNTVRLHLEFSATSCPHRSLTMRTGFNPVTQGRPSDAIIKKLKDIWIKEIRAYMEGKTPSIKTVANKPGSASTPATKSNNDGWKVNAYNTYYKTERASFTVGSTRIAVRSTGPFTTCPFTGWLNPGVTITYDEVMVQDGYVFLGYDSYNGRRYVPIRTAQGTPGSSNYVLGPLWGTIS, from the coding sequence ATGACAAAGACTAAAAAGCAAATTGAACAACGACTACAAGCTTATGCAAAAGGTACAGTGGATAGCCCATATCGTATCACAAAACCTACGAGTTATAACCCATCATTCGGAGTTATGGAAGTCGGTGCCATTGACGTAGATCGATACTATCATGCACAATGCCAAGATTTAATTACTGATTATGTATTGTGGTTAACAGACAATAAAGTGAGACCGTGGGGAAATGCTAAAGACCAAATTAATCAAAGTTATGGTACAGGATTTAAGATTCATAAAAACTTACCATCAACGGTAGCTAAAACTGGTTGGATAGCAGTATTTACGTCTGGCACTTATTCACAGTATGGTCATATAGGTATTGTATATAGCCCAGGCGACACAAATAAATTCCATATTATTGAACAAAATTGGAATGGCTGGGCAAATAAGAAACCTTTAACACGATGGGATAATTACTATGGATTAACGCATTTTATCGAAGTACCATACGCTAAAGAAACAATTACGACTAAGAAAACAGCACCTAAAGCAGCTACAAGTAAACCAGCTAAAAAGATTAGTGTTAGCCATAACAATATAAACCTACAAAGCAACTTTGCTAAGAGAGGATACAATCCTAAAGGCGTTGTAATTCATAACGATGCAGGGCGTTCTACAGCTCAACAATATGAAAACAGTCTTAAAGGTGCAAATCAAAACAGACTAAATAACGGCATAGCCCACGCTTATGCTGATTCAAGTCACATTTGGTATGCAATCGAACCAGAACGCATTGCCTATCATACCGGAGATGGTGTAAAAAAAGGTACAGGTAATTATGATTACTTTGGTATTGAGGTATGCCAATCTATGAGTGCATCAGATAAAAATTTTATGGCTAATGAGCAGGTCGTATTACAAGAGGTAGCTAGACTTCTTAAAAAATGGAAGTTACCAGCTAATCGTAATACGGTAAGGTTGCATTTAGAGTTTTCAGCTACGAGCTGTCCTCATAGAAGTTTAACAATGAGAACTGGATTTAATCCTGTAACGCAAGGCAGACCCTCAGACGCCATTATTAAGAAACTTAAGGATATTTGGATTAAAGAAATCCGTGCATATATGGAAGGTAAAACACCATCTATAAAAACAGTAGCTAATAAGCCAGGTTCAGCTTCTACACCAGCTACTAAAAGTAATAATGACGGGTGGAAGGTTAATGCCTATAATACCTATTACAAAACAGAGCGTGCTTCATTTACTGTTGGTAGCACAAGAATAGCGGTGAGAAGTACTGGACCATTTACTACTTGTCCGTTCACTGGTTGGTTAAATCCAGGTGTAACTATAACTTATGATGAGGTCATGGTTCAAGATGGATATGTATTCTTAGGTTACGACTCTTACAATGGTAGACGCTATGTACCAATTAGAACGGCACAAGGTACACCAGGTAGTAGTAATTATGTATTAGGACCATTATGGGGAACTATTAGCTAA
- the thiC gene encoding phosphomethylpyrimidine synthase ThiC: protein MQQNKIELKKQFPASTRVWISGDEPDIQVPFRSIKLEPTVTESGTTPNKPMIVYDTAGPYHDEKYEVNVEKGIPKLRDKWIAEREDTYSYEGRKVVALDNGFKKENHKKFVETPFEYKPRKAQRGKNVTQMHYAKQGIITKEMKFVAAREDVSAEYVRSEIARGRAIIPNNVNHPESEPMIIGKNFQVKINANIGNSAVSSSIEAEVEKLVWAIHWGADTIMDLSTGKNIHATREYLLRNSPVPVGTVPIYQALEKVDGKAEDLTWEIYRDTLIEQAEQGVDYFTIHAGVLLRYVPTTVERLTGIVSRGGSIMAQWCLAHHEESFLYTHFTDICEILKEYDIAISLGDGLRPGSIYDANDESQILELKTLGELTAIAWEYDVQVMVEGPGHVPMHKIRENQELEDYYCQEAPFYTLGPLTTDIAPAYDHITSAIGAAQIASYGTAMLCYVTPKEHLGLPNKDDVREGVVTYKIAAHTADLAKGMKNAQKRDDEISRARFEFRWYDQFNLSLDPDKARAFHDETLPAEAAKIAHFCSMCGPKFCSMRISHDLRKSPELKAEGMKQKSAEFISEGSKIYH from the coding sequence ATGCAACAAAACAAGATTGAATTGAAAAAGCAATTTCCAGCAAGTACACGTGTCTGGATTAGTGGTGATGAACCGGACATTCAAGTTCCATTTAGGTCTATTAAATTAGAGCCTACCGTTACGGAAAGTGGAACTACACCTAATAAGCCAATGATTGTTTATGATACAGCTGGACCTTATCACGACGAAAAATATGAAGTTAACGTAGAAAAGGGCATACCTAAGTTACGTGATAAATGGATTGCAGAACGCGAAGATACCTATTCTTATGAAGGGCGCAAAGTTGTTGCCCTAGATAACGGCTTTAAAAAAGAAAATCATAAGAAATTTGTCGAAACACCTTTCGAATATAAACCTCGAAAAGCACAACGAGGTAAAAATGTGACACAAATGCATTACGCTAAACAAGGTATTATTACGAAAGAAATGAAGTTTGTCGCCGCTAGAGAAGACGTATCAGCTGAATATGTACGCTCAGAAATAGCGAGAGGTCGTGCAATTATTCCTAATAATGTGAATCATCCAGAATCAGAACCGATGATCATTGGTAAAAATTTCCAAGTGAAAATCAACGCTAATATTGGTAATTCTGCAGTTAGTTCATCTATCGAGGCTGAAGTAGAAAAGTTAGTGTGGGCTATCCATTGGGGTGCAGATACGATAATGGATTTATCGACGGGTAAAAATATTCATGCAACACGTGAATATTTATTACGTAATTCACCTGTTCCAGTTGGTACAGTTCCAATATATCAAGCGTTAGAAAAGGTAGATGGTAAAGCCGAAGATCTTACTTGGGAAATTTATAGAGATACATTGATTGAACAAGCTGAACAAGGCGTTGATTACTTTACGATACATGCAGGCGTGTTATTAAGATATGTTCCAACAACAGTTGAACGTTTAACAGGTATAGTATCAAGAGGCGGGTCTATAATGGCTCAATGGTGTTTAGCTCACCATGAAGAAAGCTTTTTATATACGCATTTCACAGATATATGTGAAATCTTAAAAGAATATGATATTGCAATCTCCCTTGGTGATGGATTACGTCCTGGTTCAATATATGATGCAAATGATGAAAGTCAGATTTTGGAACTGAAAACTTTAGGAGAACTGACGGCGATTGCTTGGGAGTATGATGTACAAGTTATGGTCGAAGGTCCTGGACATGTGCCTATGCATAAAATTAGAGAGAACCAAGAGTTAGAAGATTATTATTGTCAAGAAGCTCCTTTTTATACTTTAGGGCCGTTAACGACAGATATTGCACCTGCATATGACCATATAACTTCAGCAATAGGGGCGGCACAAATCGCAAGCTATGGAACAGCTATGTTATGTTACGTAACGCCAAAAGAGCATTTGGGCTTACCTAATAAAGACGATGTTAGAGAAGGGGTAGTCACTTATAAAATTGCAGCACATACCGCTGATTTAGCAAAAGGAATGAAAAATGCTCAAAAACGAGATGATGAAATTAGTAGGGCGCGTTTTGAATTTCGCTGGTATGACCAATTTAATTTATCATTAGATCCTGATAAAGCTAGAGCATTCCATGATGAAACATTACCGGCAGAAGCGGCTAAAATAGCTCATTTTTGTAGTATGTGTGGTCCGAAATTCTGTTCAATGCGTATCTCACATGATTTACGTAAAAGTCCGGAATTGAAAGCTGAAGGCATGAAACAAAAATCTGCAGAATTTATTTCTGAAGGCAGTAAAATATATCATTAA
- a CDS encoding DUF4396 domain-containing protein, with product MLIISLIFIILSILQFISILIDIFKRPQKMFIMNIVWPLTGLYFPILGIIGYYTLGRTKIDRQTNHNKPFWQSVIISTTHCSAGCSLGNLIGAPVIFLFGITFFSNELATTLIIEFILAYIFGLLFQYFHMEIKHDHPLADLKDAVKADTFSLIAFEIGMFGFMIIMRFAINNALLQPNKLEYWFLMQIAMLIGFITSYPVNWYLVKKGIKHAM from the coding sequence ATGTTAATAATATCATTAATTTTTATTATATTATCTATTCTACAATTTATCTCAATATTGATAGATATATTTAAAAGACCTCAAAAAATGTTTATCATGAATATTGTTTGGCCTCTTACAGGACTCTATTTCCCCATTCTAGGTATTATTGGTTATTACACTTTAGGCAGAACAAAAATAGATAGACAAACAAATCACAATAAACCATTTTGGCAAAGCGTAATTATTTCTACTACTCATTGTAGCGCAGGATGTTCTTTAGGCAACCTAATTGGGGCTCCGGTTATTTTCTTATTTGGAATAACTTTCTTTAGCAATGAATTAGCTACTACACTAATAATAGAATTTATTTTAGCTTATATATTTGGTTTATTATTTCAATATTTCCATATGGAAATCAAACATGATCATCCATTAGCAGATTTGAAGGATGCTGTAAAAGCAGACACCTTCTCACTTATAGCATTTGAAATTGGTATGTTTGGCTTTATGATAATAATGCGTTTTGCAATTAATAATGCACTTCTACAACCAAATAAATTAGAATATTGGTTTTTAATGCAAATAGCTATGCTTATAGGTTTTATAACAAGTTATCCTGTGAATTGGTACCTTGTCAAAAAAGGAATAAAACATGCCATGTAG